In the genome of Aureimonas sp. OT7, one region contains:
- a CDS encoding MarC family protein, with protein MADMLLTGFITLIVIIDPLGLIPLFLTLTPGRTRLERRHIALQSSVIAFVILAVFALFGLVIIEAIGVSLGAFRVAGGLFLFTIAFELVFEKRQHRKEKSAGEAVPHPEEAANVAAFPLAIPLMAGPGAISAVILLSGNLPGFVGQSLLVLVIALVCVATFLFLAVADRVDRLMGVTGRAVVTRLLGVLLAALAVQFVADGVRQLFAL; from the coding sequence ATGGCGGACATGCTTCTGACCGGGTTCATCACCCTTATCGTCATCATCGACCCGCTCGGCCTCATCCCGCTGTTCTTGACGCTGACGCCCGGGCGCACGCGGCTCGAACGCCGCCACATCGCCCTACAGTCCAGCGTCATCGCCTTCGTGATCCTGGCCGTCTTCGCGCTGTTCGGGCTCGTCATCATCGAGGCGATCGGCGTTTCGCTGGGCGCCTTCCGAGTCGCGGGCGGGCTCTTCCTGTTCACCATCGCCTTCGAGCTGGTGTTCGAGAAGCGGCAGCATCGCAAGGAGAAAAGCGCCGGGGAGGCCGTGCCCCACCCCGAGGAAGCGGCCAATGTAGCGGCGTTTCCGCTGGCTATCCCGCTTATGGCAGGACCGGGGGCGATTTCGGCCGTCATCCTGTTGTCCGGCAATCTTCCGGGCTTCGTCGGGCAGAGCCTGCTGGTGCTGGTGATCGCGCTGGTCTGCGTCGCGACATTCCTGTTCCTGGCCGTGGCCGACAGGGTCGACCGGCTGATGGGCGTTACCGGACGCGCAGTGGTGACGCGCCTTCTGGGCGTCCTGCTGGCGGCGCTGGCGGTGCAGTTCGTGGCCGATGGCGTGCGCCAGCTCTTTGCGCTCTGA
- the ssb gene encoding single-stranded DNA-binding protein, protein MAGSVNKVILVGNLGADPEVRRLNSGDAVVNLRIATSETWRDRQSGERRERTEWHNVVIFNENLVKVAEQYLKKGAKVYLEGQLQTRSWEDQQGQKRYTTEVVLQRFRGELQMLDGRGEGGASFEGGGGSERGGGGGGGRGGYDDRGGNGGGGRGGYDERGGGGGRGGDMDDEIPF, encoded by the coding sequence ATGGCAGGCAGCGTCAACAAGGTCATTCTGGTCGGCAATCTGGGCGCCGATCCGGAGGTGCGCCGCCTGAATTCCGGCGATGCCGTCGTCAACCTGCGCATCGCCACGTCCGAAACATGGCGCGACCGCCAGTCCGGCGAGCGGCGCGAGCGCACCGAATGGCACAACGTGGTCATCTTCAACGAAAACCTCGTCAAGGTTGCCGAGCAGTATCTCAAGAAGGGCGCGAAGGTCTATCTGGAGGGGCAGTTGCAGACCCGTTCCTGGGAAGATCAGCAGGGCCAGAAGCGCTACACGACGGAAGTCGTCCTGCAGCGTTTCCGCGGCGAACTGCAGATGCTCGACGGGCGTGGCGAGGGCGGCGCTTCCTTTGAAGGCGGCGGCGGCTCCGAACGCGGCGGCGGCGGTGGCGGTGGCCGTGGCGGTTACGACGATCGTGGCGGAAACGGCGGCGGCGGCCGTGGCGGCTATGACGAGCGCGGCGGCGGTGGCGGCCGCGGCGGCGACATGGACGACGAAATCCCGTTCTGA